Proteins co-encoded in one Streptomyces sp. JH34 genomic window:
- a CDS encoding glutaredoxin family protein — MSALLRRTKKKPADRVVTLVGKPGCHLCDDARLVVSAVCEETGASWVEKDITRDEALHQEYWEQIPVVLIDGEQHTFWRVDPARLRTALRA; from the coding sequence ATGAGTGCTCTGCTGCGTCGTACGAAGAAGAAGCCCGCGGACCGGGTGGTGACCCTCGTCGGGAAGCCCGGTTGTCACCTCTGTGACGACGCGCGGCTGGTGGTGAGCGCGGTCTGCGAGGAGACCGGCGCGTCCTGGGTGGAGAAGGACATCACGCGGGACGAGGCGCTGCACCAGGAGTACTGGGAGCAGATCCCGGTGGTCCTGATCGACGGCGAGCAGCACACCTTCTGGCGGGTGGACCCGGCGCGGCTGCGCACGGCCTTGCGTGCGTGA